Proteins from a genomic interval of Paenibacillus sp. FSL R5-0623:
- a CDS encoding fibronectin type III domain-containing protein — protein sequence MKKSGKRVKKQAEQLTKVVLAFALLSPQALLLEWGATTVMAETVETIGIVSDTSSMKAVQSSKVKVEMNSDGKYRIVLLPNTNVFYGGDTGNVSTIIDHNGSPVNFKTLPLNYYRINNNVIEMSRQKDNVEYILRVSIVNATSQGGYMKVELEAINRSGSALNLGGTFYWDTMVNGNDASPFEVIENGWRNYSGGVQVTAFYANTYNVVNADRIYMGQYSSPDSAQLTGGSSPSAFTPGQTVTASDTAAQFWWDAKTTANQASRKFSTIVGIGPKNAPPSFTLTAPSSGQTYYKGEQLQISGTTRDTDVGDLLTVKWSIDGGSENILTQMAATGSDQSFNTNYTLPDTLPDGTHTLQVWVMDDKGGVSSAGTVNFTVRSFVVPGTPTYTLINSNNLTVNWEKKANDASVTYELKNMTTNQIVDTGISNSRQVTGLTPNTSYSFAVRAKNSSGSYTGYSSPSTKYTLANPPAAAAVTQSGNSVTASWNNNSNPAGTQYKTEIRSPGGQVLATGTTTSTRTAFALTGLADGKYEVFVAALNGEGIQTPYISAGEMIKDTTGPTAPSVTVTPSLWTKEDVLVTVEEGKDALSGTQKTEVKVGPVGEWREYSAPFTVSSEGNTTVMARSIDAFGNTGQETVVTARVDRTAPTPPVISLNPPDWTKAAVIVTLTEGTDEASGISLTQYKLGSEGEWIDYKNPFTLNEEGITEIYARSVDRAANVSASTSATARIDKTGPEQPTITLSEEDWTNQDVTFAINSGEDTGSGLAKSQYRLNKEGPWIDYTGEVTVTDEGETIVYARSLDRVGNISTSAQATVRIDTTAPTEPVIRLSPSGWSKEHVQFTIAGSVDEQAISYEYSMNDAAYMTGNTGTVSTNGATTIRARARDTVGNVSKEVSRIAYVDQMAPTITFAPNGHGWTDTDISTTIQYADAHSGIQELERFYQVTNSAESPDHWLEARSDQHQISIESEGIWYIHAKTMDRAGNTYETTSLPYQIQRKPEQPSHVKITQIGETSAELTVDLPTGERYTDGYQYEITNKTTGQSWTLDYPNHSIIDHSLSGGQVYEYEVRVRNHTGVSDAVSVQVLTTPAAPGTLHVRKVDSQPNLAEIQFDSVRGADAYRIIATTSDGATVFDQTVSDPGSLPYVSNLVPGTIHNISVTAMNESGAGGSSRAGFLTLPAMPGEFMAVQIQEHDISLEWETVTSATYYGLSRDGTAIYEGEQTEYLDSGLDSGMEYSYALIAGNETGPGALAALPLLKTLPGQVSGLQVSDASTASLRLNWEAVRGADRYELWLNGEKSGTVPAGTQEWVFAGLSSGTSYQLDIQAVNGSGQGMRSSVSGTTLPESPSGLHVVQVTEQVAILSWKPVAGATKYRVVIDGQSHEISDTQLAVHHLSSSREYTYEVQAGNATGYGASTSSTILTLPSRPEGLNVSSTGETSIGLAWQAVDTANLYIVKINGTEVGRTSELAYTVEGLLPGTEYTLEVQATNASGTGETAQLIRLSKPVSPAEVLVDPGVHHAKVSWSMVEGAAEYVIEQNGKEIYRGMENGATITGLQDGTWHRYQLWAVNRQGTRSEATDVSLLTLPEKPVKVAVYDVAKNSLGLDFSDTDVQGADHYVIERDGREITQMDSSETKFVDKDLLPGTKYTYAIRAVNGSGTSAPLTFSVMTQTLPLVAESITVKAKTHAVDLAWDVVQGAAAYEIRNRVTGDVQSVSEPSVHLNSMLDGTAYEFELVAINEDGYRSEPIQIQVLTKPISPQTAGITHITDQTAVLDLTGSSTRGAEQFIIMRDGVEVAKVPADQTSFEDDGLTPGAHYTYTIKTSNATGESDSGFEVYLRTLPATIHEPLHASMIGEKEGWISWTKVQGAEGYTIVIGDQIITTIEEGDITEVRLTHLESATQYDQVQIIPYNTAGSGSPMTVTPFYTLPHVDSLEMMIYPETDHAKLEWDFPYGNETFVILLDGTEVYRGKQKEFIIDQLDAGKQYPIEIYTENDQGDASEKLVYSVLTKPAAPVKVEFNSAKDHIRLILEQSRVEGAELFIIERDGAEIARVPADELFYDDKELEPGVNYIYTVKTMNASGSSDGGYYLHAMTLPGSASSPPVVEGRSMYGADIVWELIPGAAGYRVYRNEELVGTTTETSIHVSELISAERYTDFAIIPFNEAGEGEALQVPEFETLPSEDLTVAAVAQDTSAIKLNWELDSTNEVVVITHKDREIYRGTQRSYVWTGLNAEQHYEVEVWTENSAGEKSESKRAAAMTFPFSPSAWSGSGTASNPADTSEQADEVSSQPETSEQPDVPAKKNIKFIDISQTFNKDQITWLAEQNIIQGVSETRFEPRRPITRAEFTALIVRLMGVDTTVNEQHGFQDVNDEDWFAPEIKAAVHHEMVQGMGNGKFSPHALVTREQASKIIANVVRKIRTEPLTSPRTFTDQTDVSNWAKEEVQELAGLYMITGYEDGSFRPMHHLSRSEAAALIFRLNKLIQVMDEKRIDQVEKASAFDRHI from the coding sequence TTGAAGAAATCAGGAAAACGTGTGAAGAAACAAGCGGAACAGCTAACCAAAGTGGTACTGGCATTTGCGTTATTATCACCTCAAGCCCTTTTGCTTGAATGGGGCGCAACGACGGTAATGGCTGAAACGGTTGAAACGATCGGGATTGTATCCGATACGTCCAGCATGAAGGCTGTACAGTCCTCCAAGGTGAAAGTGGAGATGAACAGTGACGGTAAATACAGAATTGTATTACTACCAAACACAAATGTATTTTACGGTGGTGATACAGGGAATGTATCCACCATTATCGACCACAACGGATCTCCCGTGAACTTCAAAACATTGCCGCTAAATTATTATCGAATTAACAATAATGTGATTGAAATGTCCCGGCAAAAGGACAATGTCGAATATATTTTGCGTGTATCTATCGTTAATGCTACCTCACAAGGTGGATACATGAAGGTTGAACTGGAAGCCATCAACCGCAGTGGATCGGCACTGAATTTGGGTGGAACATTTTATTGGGATACGATGGTGAATGGCAATGATGCATCTCCGTTTGAAGTCATCGAGAATGGATGGCGCAATTACAGCGGCGGTGTTCAGGTGACGGCTTTTTATGCGAATACGTACAATGTTGTGAATGCAGATCGCATATATATGGGCCAGTACAGTAGTCCAGACAGCGCCCAACTCACGGGAGGGTCTTCACCTTCAGCGTTCACTCCAGGCCAGACCGTTACGGCGAGTGATACAGCTGCACAATTTTGGTGGGACGCCAAGACAACAGCGAATCAGGCTTCACGTAAATTTTCAACCATTGTGGGGATTGGCCCCAAAAATGCTCCGCCTTCATTTACACTAACGGCTCCTTCTTCGGGGCAAACGTATTACAAAGGCGAGCAACTTCAGATCTCTGGTACAACACGAGATACGGATGTAGGCGACCTGTTGACTGTGAAATGGTCCATTGATGGTGGGTCGGAGAACATTCTGACCCAGATGGCCGCGACGGGTTCCGATCAATCTTTCAACACCAATTACACGTTGCCTGATACCCTGCCAGATGGTACGCATACGTTGCAAGTATGGGTCATGGATGACAAAGGTGGGGTGTCCTCAGCAGGAACCGTTAACTTTACAGTAAGAAGTTTTGTTGTGCCCGGAACGCCGACATATACATTGATTAATTCTAATAACTTGACGGTAAATTGGGAAAAGAAGGCGAATGATGCATCCGTTACGTATGAACTGAAGAATATGACGACGAATCAGATCGTGGATACAGGTATATCAAACAGTCGGCAGGTGACTGGACTCACTCCGAATACCAGTTATTCTTTTGCTGTACGAGCAAAAAATTCAAGTGGTTCCTATACGGGTTACTCCAGTCCATCCACCAAATATACATTGGCGAATCCACCCGCTGCTGCGGCTGTGACACAATCAGGCAACTCAGTTACAGCGAGTTGGAATAATAATAGCAATCCTGCGGGCACCCAATACAAAACGGAAATACGCAGTCCAGGCGGGCAAGTCCTTGCAACAGGAACAACAACGTCCACACGTACAGCGTTTGCGCTGACCGGGCTCGCGGACGGAAAATATGAAGTGTTTGTGGCGGCGCTGAATGGCGAAGGGATACAGACCCCGTATATATCCGCTGGAGAGATGATTAAAGATACGACGGGTCCAACTGCTCCTTCCGTTACAGTCACTCCATCCTTATGGACCAAGGAAGATGTTCTCGTCACGGTTGAAGAAGGAAAGGATGCCTTAAGCGGAACTCAGAAGACTGAAGTGAAAGTTGGTCCGGTAGGAGAATGGCGTGAATACAGCGCTCCGTTTACCGTAAGCAGTGAAGGCAACACAACTGTTATGGCACGCAGTATTGATGCGTTTGGTAATACGGGACAGGAAACGGTTGTGACAGCCAGGGTAGATCGGACGGCGCCAACGCCACCTGTCATCTCGCTGAATCCGCCCGATTGGACAAAAGCGGCGGTAATCGTGACATTAACGGAGGGTACGGACGAAGCAAGTGGCATTAGTCTGACACAGTACAAGCTGGGAAGTGAGGGAGAATGGATCGATTACAAGAATCCTTTTACACTGAATGAAGAGGGGATAACCGAGATTTACGCACGAAGTGTTGATCGGGCCGCCAATGTCAGTGCTTCCACTTCGGCAACAGCCAGAATCGACAAGACTGGGCCTGAGCAACCAACGATTACGTTAAGTGAAGAGGATTGGACGAATCAGGATGTAACTTTTGCGATAAACAGTGGTGAAGATACGGGCAGTGGGCTTGCCAAGAGTCAATATCGACTTAACAAAGAAGGTCCTTGGATCGATTATACGGGCGAAGTGACGGTTACCGATGAGGGAGAAACGATCGTATATGCACGCTCACTTGACCGTGTAGGCAATATAAGCACGTCCGCTCAGGCTACAGTTCGAATTGACACGACAGCTCCAACCGAGCCGGTGATTCGTTTAAGTCCTTCTGGATGGAGTAAAGAACATGTGCAATTCACTATCGCTGGAAGTGTGGATGAACAAGCGATATCCTATGAATACAGCATGAATGATGCCGCGTATATGACAGGAAATACAGGTACAGTTAGTACAAACGGCGCTACCACCATTCGGGCCCGAGCAAGGGATACCGTTGGCAATGTAAGCAAGGAAGTGAGTCGAATCGCCTATGTGGATCAGATGGCTCCCACGATTACTTTTGCACCGAACGGACATGGCTGGACGGACACGGACATATCCACTACCATTCAGTATGCCGACGCCCACTCAGGCATTCAGGAATTGGAACGATTCTATCAAGTTACGAACAGTGCAGAATCACCGGATCATTGGCTTGAAGCTCGCTCTGACCAGCATCAAATATCCATCGAATCGGAAGGCATATGGTACATCCATGCCAAAACCATGGACAGAGCAGGGAATACATATGAGACAACATCTTTGCCTTATCAGATTCAACGCAAGCCTGAGCAACCAAGTCATGTGAAAATAACACAGATTGGTGAGACATCAGCTGAACTTACAGTGGATCTGCCAACGGGGGAAAGGTATACCGATGGATATCAGTATGAGATAACGAATAAAACAACAGGACAGTCATGGACACTGGATTATCCTAATCACAGTATAATCGATCACTCCCTAAGCGGTGGTCAGGTCTATGAATATGAAGTTAGAGTGAGAAACCATACCGGAGTAAGTGATGCAGTAAGCGTTCAAGTATTAACTACCCCGGCAGCTCCCGGAACGTTGCACGTTCGAAAAGTAGATTCACAGCCCAATTTAGCCGAAATTCAATTTGATTCAGTACGAGGAGCAGATGCTTACCGCATCATCGCGACTACTTCGGACGGTGCCACCGTATTTGATCAGACGGTATCTGATCCTGGTAGCCTTCCCTATGTCAGCAACCTCGTTCCAGGAACCATTCATAACATCTCGGTAACGGCAATGAATGAAAGTGGCGCAGGTGGTAGCAGTAGAGCCGGATTTCTCACACTGCCGGCAATGCCCGGTGAGTTTATGGCCGTTCAAATTCAGGAGCATGATATTTCATTAGAATGGGAGACAGTGACTTCTGCAACGTATTATGGTCTTTCACGCGATGGAACAGCCATATATGAAGGAGAGCAGACGGAGTATCTGGACTCGGGTCTGGATAGCGGAATGGAGTACAGCTATGCGTTAATTGCCGGAAATGAGACAGGACCAGGAGCGTTGGCAGCATTACCTTTGCTAAAGACGTTACCTGGACAGGTGTCCGGTTTACAGGTATCAGATGCTTCCACCGCGAGCCTTCGTCTGAATTGGGAGGCAGTACGAGGAGCCGATCGTTATGAGTTATGGTTGAATGGAGAGAAGTCGGGAACGGTTCCTGCTGGAACCCAAGAATGGGTCTTTGCGGGACTGAGTTCAGGAACATCTTATCAACTGGATATACAAGCAGTGAACGGAAGTGGACAGGGGATGCGCAGTTCGGTATCAGGAACAACGTTACCAGAAAGCCCGTCGGGACTTCACGTTGTTCAAGTAACTGAACAGGTAGCAATCTTGAGCTGGAAGCCTGTTGCTGGGGCAACGAAATATCGGGTGGTCATCGATGGACAGAGCCATGAGATATCAGATACACAACTCGCAGTTCACCACCTGTCAAGCAGTCGTGAGTATACCTATGAAGTACAGGCGGGCAATGCTACCGGGTACGGTGCATCCACCAGTAGTACAATTCTTACGCTACCTAGCAGGCCGGAAGGACTGAATGTCTCATCGACTGGTGAGACAAGTATAGGACTTGCATGGCAAGCTGTAGATACGGCGAATCTCTATATTGTGAAAATCAATGGAACAGAAGTGGGCAGAACATCAGAACTGGCCTACACGGTTGAGGGATTATTGCCAGGTACAGAGTACACTTTGGAAGTTCAGGCTACGAATGCTTCTGGTACAGGTGAGACAGCGCAGCTCATCCGATTGTCTAAACCTGTGTCGCCTGCCGAAGTACTTGTTGATCCAGGAGTACATCATGCAAAAGTGTCCTGGTCTATGGTGGAAGGTGCCGCTGAATACGTGATTGAGCAGAATGGCAAGGAGATCTATAGAGGAATGGAGAATGGAGCAACGATTACAGGGCTCCAGGATGGAACGTGGCATCGCTATCAACTATGGGCTGTCAACAGACAGGGAACTCGTTCTGAAGCGACGGATGTATCTCTGCTGACTTTGCCTGAGAAACCCGTTAAGGTTGCAGTATATGATGTGGCAAAAAACAGCCTGGGTCTGGATTTCAGTGACACTGATGTTCAAGGGGCAGATCATTACGTCATTGAACGGGATGGAAGAGAGATCACTCAGATGGATTCAAGTGAAACCAAATTTGTAGACAAGGATCTGTTGCCAGGAACGAAATATACTTATGCGATTCGGGCAGTCAATGGGAGTGGAACAAGTGCGCCGCTTACTTTCAGTGTAATGACTCAAACATTGCCATTGGTTGCAGAAAGTATCACAGTGAAAGCCAAAACACATGCGGTGGATCTGGCTTGGGATGTTGTTCAGGGAGCGGCTGCATATGAAATTCGTAATCGGGTAACGGGAGATGTGCAGAGCGTGTCTGAACCGTCTGTACATCTCAATAGCATGCTGGATGGCACAGCGTATGAATTCGAACTTGTTGCGATTAATGAAGATGGTTATCGGTCAGAGCCTATTCAGATTCAGGTTTTAACGAAACCCATATCACCTCAGACGGCAGGCATAACACACATCACAGATCAGACTGCGGTATTGGACCTGACTGGAAGCTCCACACGGGGAGCAGAGCAATTCATTATTATGCGGGATGGTGTTGAAGTCGCTAAGGTTCCAGCAGATCAAACTTCATTTGAAGATGATGGACTGACACCAGGAGCGCATTACACATATACCATCAAAACATCCAATGCAACGGGAGAGAGTGATTCCGGTTTCGAAGTTTACTTACGAACGTTGCCTGCGACCATTCATGAACCTTTACATGCAAGTATGATTGGGGAAAAGGAGGGATGGATCTCTTGGACAAAGGTACAAGGTGCGGAGGGATATACCATAGTTATTGGAGATCAGATCATCACCACGATTGAAGAAGGGGATATCACAGAGGTGAGATTAACTCATCTGGAGAGTGCAACCCAATATGATCAGGTACAGATTATTCCTTATAATACGGCTGGTTCAGGAAGCCCAATGACCGTGACTCCTTTTTACACCTTGCCTCATGTTGATTCACTGGAAATGATGATATACCCCGAGACTGATCATGCCAAACTGGAATGGGACTTCCCTTATGGGAACGAAACTTTCGTTATATTACTGGATGGTACAGAAGTATACCGAGGTAAACAAAAAGAGTTTATTATTGATCAACTGGATGCAGGCAAGCAGTACCCGATTGAAATCTACACAGAGAATGACCAGGGAGATGCATCGGAGAAGCTCGTGTATTCTGTCCTGACCAAGCCAGCTGCTCCTGTCAAAGTAGAGTTTAATTCAGCGAAGGACCACATTCGTCTTATATTGGAACAGAGCCGGGTCGAAGGTGCCGAGTTGTTTATCATTGAGCGGGATGGTGCGGAGATTGCTCGTGTTCCTGCAGACGAACTGTTCTATGACGACAAGGAACTCGAACCGGGCGTGAATTATATCTATACAGTGAAGACCATGAATGCCTCGGGCAGTAGTGATGGTGGTTATTACCTTCATGCAATGACTTTGCCCGGTAGTGCTTCTTCTCCTCCTGTAGTAGAGGGGCGTTCCATGTATGGTGCAGACATCGTATGGGAACTGATTCCTGGTGCTGCGGGTTATCGAGTTTATCGAAATGAAGAGCTTGTGGGAACAACAACGGAGACATCCATACATGTGTCTGAATTAATCAGTGCAGAGCGTTATACTGACTTTGCAATCATTCCATTTAATGAGGCAGGGGAGGGTGAGGCGCTCCAGGTTCCGGAATTCGAGACATTGCCTTCCGAGGATCTGACAGTTGCAGCCGTAGCGCAAGACACAAGTGCGATTAAGCTAAATTGGGAACTGGATTCCACGAATGAGGTGGTTGTGATCACCCATAAAGATCGTGAGATCTATCGTGGCACGCAGCGAAGTTATGTATGGACAGGATTGAATGCCGAGCAGCATTATGAAGTGGAAGTATGGACGGAGAATTCAGCGGGTGAAAAAAGTGAAAGCAAACGGGCAGCAGCCATGACTTTTCCGTTTTCACCATCCGCCTGGAGCGGTAGTGGTACAGCTTCAAATCCAGCAGATACTTCGGAACAAGCCGATGAGGTGAGTTCACAACCTGAAACCTCTGAGCAACCTGATGTACCTGCGAAAAAAAATATAAAATTTATTGATATCAGCCAAACATTCAATAAAGATCAGATCACCTGGCTGGCGGAACAAAATATCATTCAAGGTGTAAGTGAAACTCGCTTCGAGCCACGTCGTCCGATCACGCGTGCAGAATTTACCGCATTAATCGTGCGTCTGATGGGTGTGGACACAACGGTTAATGAACAACATGGATTTCAGGATGTGAACGATGAGGATTGGTTTGCTCCTGAGATTAAGGCAGCCGTTCATCATGAGATGGTTCAAGGAATGGGGAACGGCAAATTCTCTCCACATGCGCTGGTGACACGGGAACAGGCATCCAAGATTATAGCAAATGTTGTTCGTAAAATCAGAACGGAACCGCTGACTTCCCCAAGAACGTTTACCGACCAGACTGATGTATCTAATTGGGCCAAAGAAGAAGTGCAGGAACTTGCAGGTTTGTACATGATTACCGGATATGAAGACGGCAGCTTCCGTCCCATGCACCACTTAAGCAGATCCGAAGCTGCAGCGCTGATCTTCCGTTTAAATAAGCTGATTCAAGTCATGGATGAGAAGCGCATAGATCAAGTGGAGAAAGCGTCAGCGTTCGATCGTCATATCTAG
- the treR gene encoding trehalose operon repressor: MNNKFIRIYEDIADRIRTGEIEAGTLLQSELDLSESYQTSRETIRKALKMLYEEGYIQKIQGKGSIVLDIRKIDFPISGLVSFKELAKKMGHRAQTYVKVFEEQQVDQALHKKINFGLNEQVWEIRRVRKVDGEHVILDKDYISQRLVPGLSKEICNDSIYQYIEQELGLSISFAKKEILVEEPTAEDRELLDLEGFHNVVVVRSQVYLEDASQFQYTESRHRPDKFRFVDFARRR, encoded by the coding sequence ATGAATAATAAATTTATCCGGATATATGAAGATATTGCAGATCGTATTCGGACTGGAGAGATTGAGGCAGGTACGCTGCTTCAATCGGAACTGGATCTATCGGAAAGTTATCAAACGTCTCGAGAGACTATTCGCAAAGCATTGAAAATGTTGTACGAAGAAGGTTACATTCAGAAGATTCAAGGCAAGGGCTCGATTGTACTGGATATACGCAAGATCGATTTTCCCATCTCAGGTCTGGTTAGCTTCAAGGAATTGGCCAAAAAAATGGGACATCGTGCTCAAACGTATGTGAAGGTTTTCGAGGAGCAACAGGTGGATCAGGCGTTGCACAAGAAGATTAACTTTGGTCTGAATGAACAGGTCTGGGAGATCAGACGTGTGCGCAAAGTGGATGGAGAGCACGTCATACTGGACAAAGATTACATTAGCCAGCGGCTTGTTCCTGGGCTCAGCAAAGAGATCTGTAATGATTCCATCTATCAGTACATTGAGCAAGAGCTCGGGCTTTCCATTTCGTTTGCCAAAAAAGAGATTTTGGTGGAAGAACCCACCGCCGAGGACAGGGAACTGCTTGACCTTGAAGGTTTCCACAATGTGGTTGTGGTGAGGAGCCAGGTGTACCTGGAGGATGCCAGTCAATTTCAGTATACGGAGTCGAGGCATCGACCGGACAAGTTCAGATTTGTGGATTTTGCACGACGCAGATAA